Proteins encoded together in one Pseudomonas sp. ADAK13 window:
- a CDS encoding RidA family protein — MNQRDVVFPARRQALYERNRYSAAVRANGLLFVSGQVGSREDGSPEPELKAQVRRAFENLNAVLSAAGCSFDDVQDVTVFMVEPQKIFEQVWEVVPEYWGEAPFPTVTAVGVTWLYGFDVEIKVVAKLPND; from the coding sequence ATGAACCAACGAGATGTTGTATTCCCCGCCCGCCGTCAGGCCCTTTACGAGCGCAACCGTTATTCAGCTGCGGTACGTGCCAATGGCTTGCTCTTCGTTTCCGGGCAAGTGGGCAGCCGTGAAGATGGGTCACCGGAGCCAGAGCTCAAAGCACAAGTTCGACGCGCTTTTGAGAATCTCAACGCGGTGCTGTCCGCAGCAGGTTGCAGCTTTGATGATGTCCAAGACGTTACCGTCTTCATGGTTGAGCCGCAGAAGATCTTCGAACAGGTGTGGGAAGTCGTGCCGGAGTATTGGGGCGAAGCGCCTTTCCCCACCGTAACGGCGGTAGGGGTCACTTGGCTGTACGGTTTCGATGTTGAGATCAAGGTTGTCGCTAAACTCCCTAACGACTGA
- a CDS encoding oxidoreductase: MNSRKTLFITGVSSGFGHALAQAALAAGHRVIGTVRSETALQDFQALSVDHAHGVILDVTDFARIDSVVAAIEATYGPVDVLVNNAGYGHEGIFEESPLEEMRRQFDVNVFGAVAVTKAFVPYFRKRRAGHILNITSMGGTITMPGIAYYCGSKFALEGISDTLSKELLPFNIFVTAVAPGSFRTDWAGRSMQRTPRSIADYDASFDPVRKAREEKSGKQLGDPQKAALAMLQVIASPTPPAHLLLGSDALGLVREKLNRAASEIDQWEALTRSTDG; the protein is encoded by the coding sequence ATGAACAGCAGAAAAACTTTATTCATCACGGGGGTGAGCAGTGGCTTTGGACACGCTCTGGCGCAGGCAGCTCTAGCAGCGGGCCACCGTGTAATCGGTACCGTGCGTAGTGAAACCGCCTTGCAGGACTTTCAGGCGCTCTCCGTGGATCATGCTCATGGTGTAATTCTGGATGTCACTGATTTCGCCCGGATCGACAGCGTAGTCGCTGCTATTGAAGCAACCTACGGCCCGGTCGACGTGTTGGTTAACAACGCCGGCTACGGTCATGAGGGCATCTTCGAAGAGTCGCCGCTGGAAGAGATGCGTCGCCAATTCGACGTCAACGTGTTCGGTGCGGTAGCAGTGACTAAGGCTTTCGTGCCTTATTTTCGTAAGCGTCGTGCCGGTCACATCCTCAACATCACCTCCATGGGCGGCACAATCACGATGCCGGGTATTGCGTACTATTGCGGGAGCAAGTTTGCTCTCGAAGGTATTTCCGATACGCTGAGCAAGGAACTTTTGCCTTTCAACATCTTTGTGACCGCCGTGGCGCCTGGTTCGTTTCGCACTGACTGGGCCGGTCGTTCGATGCAGCGCACTCCGAGGAGCATTGCCGATTACGACGCCAGCTTCGATCCGGTGCGCAAAGCTCGCGAAGAGAAGAGCGGAAAGCAGCTAGGCGATCCGCAAAAGGCTGCGCTAGCGATGTTGCAAGTTATTGCCAGCCCGACGCCACCGGCACACTTACTGTTGGGCAGTGATGCGCTGGGTCTGGTACGTGAAAAGCTGAATCGCGCGGCCAGTGAGATTGATCAGTGGGAAGCACTGACCCGTTCAACCGACGGTTGA
- a CDS encoding VOC family protein: MNFSSVRLVTNNFQQLVQFYQDLSIIEATHLADGFAEIHFDGAVLAFSDERLIRLHNKGLASAASNRSAILEFQVDDVEAVLHRVSDAKIVMPVTKMPWGNISLMLRDPDGNLVNVFSKP, encoded by the coding sequence ATGAATTTCTCGTCTGTTCGCCTAGTGACCAACAACTTTCAACAGCTCGTCCAGTTCTATCAGGACCTCTCGATCATTGAGGCGACCCATCTTGCTGATGGGTTCGCCGAAATCCACTTCGACGGGGCAGTGTTGGCTTTCAGTGATGAACGTCTGATCCGCCTTCATAACAAGGGACTGGCAAGTGCAGCCAGCAACCGGTCGGCCATCCTGGAGTTTCAAGTGGACGATGTCGAGGCCGTGCTCCATAGAGTAAGTGATGCAAAGATTGTGATGCCCGTTACGAAAATGCCTTGGGGTAATATTTCCCTGATGCTCCGTGATCCAGATGGAAACTTGGTCAACGTATTTTCAAAGCCATAA
- a CDS encoding winged helix-turn-helix transcriptional regulator, translated as MMDETSTHFYVPIPHEEREICLGPEGSVAHVARVIRMIQGRWKLPILFRLYADPSMRTLQLKRDLPGVSQKMLTEHLRELAQDGLIERIDFDVKPRRVEYQLSETGRQLLPVLIAVRRFSVSHLASTAISRATGRTLLSETDTD; from the coding sequence ATGATGGACGAGACCAGTACGCACTTTTATGTGCCCATCCCTCACGAGGAGCGGGAAATCTGCCTTGGGCCGGAGGGCTCGGTCGCACACGTGGCCCGAGTGATACGAATGATCCAGGGGCGCTGGAAATTACCCATTCTTTTCAGGCTCTACGCCGATCCCTCAATGCGCACCCTACAACTGAAACGGGATTTGCCAGGCGTCTCCCAGAAAATGTTGACGGAGCATCTGCGTGAGCTGGCCCAAGATGGCTTGATTGAGCGGATAGATTTCGATGTGAAGCCGCGCCGGGTCGAATATCAATTGTCGGAAACGGGCAGGCAACTCCTGCCCGTGCTCATAGCGGTGCGCAGATTTTCGGTAAGCCACCTTGCATCCACCGCGATATCGCGAGCCACAGGTCGAACGCTACTGTCAGAAACTGACACTGACTAG
- a CDS encoding AraC family transcriptional regulator has product MTQAGPRTSSMVHLMEKLAPVEGYNLSELEDIRFLRSNRPLVRTPVLYDPGIVILCQGRKRGYLGDDVYIYDAQHYLVVSVPVAFTIETDASEAEPMLAVYMRLNFRLASELMPQVDEALGPSDAQPKGMYASPMDDLLRTSTQRFLEAMSNPIEAQILGPSLVREIYYRILTGEQGGSMRAALNCQGHFGKVTRAIRKIHCSYQERLDVVSLAQEANMSVPSFHLHFRRVTDLSPMQYLKSTRLHQARLLMLRNAMTASTAAFNVGYESASQFSREFKRFFGRTPHAEIEWMNATYALPAPSTPSIYVSSH; this is encoded by the coding sequence ATGACTCAGGCTGGTCCACGCACCTCAAGCATGGTGCATTTGATGGAAAAGCTCGCGCCAGTCGAGGGCTACAATCTGAGCGAGTTGGAGGATATACGCTTTTTGCGTTCAAACCGCCCGCTGGTTCGCACTCCGGTTTTGTACGACCCCGGTATAGTGATCCTGTGCCAAGGGCGCAAGCGCGGCTATTTAGGCGATGATGTCTACATTTACGATGCCCAGCACTACCTGGTGGTGTCCGTCCCTGTAGCTTTCACAATAGAGACTGATGCCAGCGAAGCGGAACCGATGCTAGCGGTCTACATGCGCCTAAATTTCCGGCTTGCCAGCGAGCTGATGCCGCAAGTGGATGAAGCTCTGGGGCCAAGTGATGCTCAGCCCAAGGGCATGTATGCCTCACCAATGGACGATTTGCTGCGCACCTCGACGCAGCGATTTCTCGAGGCGATGAGCAATCCGATCGAAGCGCAAATACTCGGGCCGTCACTGGTGCGCGAGATCTACTACCGGATCCTAACCGGCGAGCAGGGTGGCTCAATGCGCGCCGCGCTCAATTGTCAGGGGCATTTCGGTAAGGTCACTCGCGCGATCCGCAAGATCCACTGTTCCTACCAGGAGCGCCTGGATGTTGTGTCCCTTGCTCAAGAGGCGAATATGAGCGTGCCCAGTTTTCATCTGCACTTTCGCAGAGTGACGGACCTGTCACCGATGCAGTACCTGAAGTCGACGCGCCTGCACCAGGCGCGATTGCTGATGCTACGCAACGCAATGACTGCTTCGACGGCTGCGTTCAATGTCGGCTACGAAAGCGCCTCGCAATTCAGCCGCGAATTCAAACGTTTCTTTGGGCGAACGCCCCACGCAGAGATCGAATGGATGAATGCGACCTATGCACTGCCTGCGCCGTCTACGCCGTCTATTTACGTCTCGTCGCATTAG
- a CDS encoding winged helix-turn-helix transcriptional regulator has protein sequence MEQSNLQDTTHCQRVTSALARVGDKWSVLTVVQLEASPKRFSELRRAIGAISQKMLTTTLRGLERDGLISRTVYPTKPPSVEYALTDMGLELVMPVRALGTWVIKNLERIETARAAFDSSLSPARGL, from the coding sequence TTGGAACAAAGTAACTTACAAGACACCACCCACTGCCAGCGGGTTACGAGCGCCTTGGCACGGGTCGGCGACAAATGGTCGGTATTGACAGTGGTCCAGCTCGAGGCCAGCCCCAAACGTTTTAGCGAACTGCGGCGGGCCATTGGAGCGATTTCTCAGAAGATGCTGACGACCACATTACGGGGCTTGGAGCGGGATGGCCTCATTTCGCGCACCGTGTATCCAACCAAGCCCCCGAGCGTGGAATATGCGTTGACGGACATGGGGTTGGAGCTAGTGATGCCTGTACGGGCCTTGGGCACGTGGGTCATCAAAAACTTGGAGCGCATTGAAACGGCTCGTGCGGCGTTTGATTCGTCACTCTCGCCAGCACGTGGGCTGTAA
- a CDS encoding SDR family NAD(P)-dependent oxidoreductase — translation MKKVVLITGGTSGIGLALAEAFLLQGADVVVCARSEESVLRFSQKHPGALALKADITCEPDRRAMLDTIASRFGRLDILVSNAGTYVERDFAAGVDAIHGLEQEVSVNLTAPIALTGDVLSRWHSMEAIVFVTAGYALVSPTKAPTYGAVKAGLRGFAEGLRRQLAPKGTHVLEVLPPAVDTPMNAGKTMPMLPAAKVAAITLKALAARNELALPGQTRFLPLLLRVAPSTIKRMVAGPA, via the coding sequence ATGAAAAAAGTAGTTCTTATTACCGGCGGAACGTCCGGGATTGGCCTTGCACTGGCTGAAGCGTTCCTACTGCAAGGAGCCGATGTGGTGGTGTGCGCGCGCAGCGAAGAATCCGTGCTGCGCTTTTCGCAGAAGCATCCGGGCGCACTCGCCTTGAAGGCTGACATCACGTGCGAGCCTGACCGGCGCGCAATGCTGGACACCATAGCAAGTCGGTTTGGTCGCCTTGACATTCTGGTGAGCAACGCTGGAACATACGTCGAACGAGACTTCGCAGCAGGTGTGGATGCCATTCACGGACTTGAGCAAGAGGTATCTGTCAATTTGACCGCCCCCATTGCTCTCACCGGCGATGTATTGAGTCGATGGCATTCGATGGAAGCCATTGTGTTTGTGACTGCCGGATACGCTTTGGTGTCTCCGACGAAAGCTCCCACATACGGCGCGGTCAAAGCTGGTCTACGTGGATTCGCCGAAGGGCTGCGGCGGCAACTAGCGCCGAAGGGCACACACGTGCTGGAAGTCCTTCCCCCCGCAGTGGATACGCCGATGAATGCAGGCAAAACGATGCCAATGCTTCCCGCTGCCAAAGTGGCCGCCATCACACTGAAAGCGTTGGCAGCACGAAACGAATTGGCTCTGCCTGGACAGACCCGATTCCTCCCCCTGCTTCTTCGCGTTGCTCCCTCTACTATCAAACGTATGGTCGCTGGCCCTGCATAA
- a CDS encoding DUF3363 domain-containing protein — MTHRPVADGERISGTYRCSVQIVSGRFDILDDGVGFSLLPGKPMICG, encoded by the coding sequence ATGACTCATCGACCAGTAGCCGATGGGGAGCGCATCAGCGGCACCTATCGCTGTAGCGTACAAATCGTCAGCGGCCGTTTCGACATACTGGATGATGGCGTGGGATTCAGCCTGTTGCCGGGGAAGCCAATGATCTGCGGTTAG
- a CDS encoding serine hydrolase domain-containing protein, translated as MKSASIALALMLALSGTVHAESVNRAANTRDFVGKLFTGAEQYSNFYRMEALFPSELVQKSSQPVEWPSGAFVELPKEYSFEGRRHLTRNLLKDTDTSALLVIKNGQVRYEHYWLTGGKQQHWTSMSVAKSFVSALYGIAVAEGTIHSIEDPASKYLPALKGSAYDGVRLKDILQMSSGVRWDEDYSNPNSDVARLGGVMASGSSLLNFVRTLKNERQPGSFNHYCSADTLVLGLVLEAATGQSLAAYMQEKLWQPLGATDDGYWLKDNYGHTLTFGGYNATARDYARLGELYRLNGKLNGKQIVPAEWIKDSLTPDAPYLMPGKRNNSDSTMGYGYQWWLPEGQEHDYSAIGIFNQFIYVSPDQQTVIVKLSASRNYAKADKESSWREKETIELFRQIAKSID; from the coding sequence ATGAAATCAGCCTCTATAGCCTTGGCGCTAATGCTCGCCTTGAGCGGTACAGTCCACGCAGAAAGTGTTAATCGAGCCGCTAATACCCGCGATTTCGTCGGCAAGCTGTTTACCGGTGCCGAACAATATTCGAATTTCTATCGGATGGAGGCGCTTTTTCCTTCCGAATTGGTTCAGAAGTCCAGTCAGCCGGTGGAGTGGCCATCGGGCGCATTCGTAGAGTTGCCCAAGGAGTACAGCTTTGAGGGCCGTCGCCACCTTACCCGAAACCTGCTCAAGGACACCGATACGTCGGCCTTGCTGGTAATCAAGAATGGCCAGGTACGTTATGAGCACTATTGGCTCACGGGAGGGAAACAGCAGCACTGGACATCAATGTCTGTAGCGAAGAGCTTTGTATCCGCGCTCTATGGTATCGCGGTTGCGGAGGGCACTATCCATAGCATCGAAGACCCAGCGTCAAAGTACCTTCCGGCGTTGAAAGGTTCCGCATATGACGGCGTCAGGCTCAAGGACATTCTGCAGATGTCGTCCGGCGTTCGGTGGGACGAGGATTATTCGAACCCCAACAGCGACGTTGCCCGCCTGGGCGGCGTCATGGCCTCTGGCTCGTCCTTGTTGAATTTTGTAAGGACACTGAAGAACGAACGCCAGCCCGGCTCCTTCAATCACTATTGTTCGGCCGACACGCTGGTGCTTGGGCTGGTTCTTGAAGCGGCTACGGGTCAATCCCTTGCTGCTTACATGCAGGAAAAGTTGTGGCAGCCTCTGGGCGCCACCGACGATGGTTATTGGCTGAAAGATAACTATGGGCATACGTTGACGTTCGGTGGATACAACGCCACTGCGCGTGATTACGCGCGGCTGGGAGAGTTGTATCGCCTCAACGGCAAACTCAACGGCAAGCAAATTGTTCCTGCCGAATGGATTAAGGACTCCCTGACTCCGGATGCCCCTTACCTAATGCCCGGCAAGCGAAACAACAGCGACAGTACCATGGGCTATGGCTACCAATGGTGGCTTCCAGAGGGGCAGGAGCATGACTACTCTGCCATCGGCATTTTCAACCAGTTCATCTACGTCAGCCCAGACCAGCAAACCGTGATCGTTAAGCTATCGGCCTCGCGTAACTACGCCAAAGCGGATAAGGAGTCGTCGTGGCGCGAGAAAGAGACCATCGAGCTTTTCCGGCAGATTGCCAAGAGTATCGATTGA
- a CDS encoding MipA/OmpV family protein, whose product MKSHTASPASHLGIIKTLVICTSLIALPPGHLLAAEESASQSLWGDKTDITLGLGAAVTPRFMGANHYRSVLLPTLSIQRGIFFADSLRGLGVQWQSHSGFAASAAFNYDMGRSTKNNGIRYGSSELKGMGTVGGATVADINLSQQLLPWLSINGEAELRTGGEHRGNRYRLSVEGLVFHGSADTVTLDVDAHAGDGRYNQTYFGVSQEQSQTASFKRFNSDAGIYAYSAALSWQHTFDNHWSGVISAVVTQYTDQAHDSPLVQTETGAMGLAAINYSF is encoded by the coding sequence ATGAAAAGCCACACTGCTTCCCCCGCGTCTCACCTTGGGATTATAAAAACGCTGGTAATTTGCACGAGCCTTATTGCGCTGCCGCCAGGTCATCTGCTGGCTGCTGAAGAAAGTGCTTCGCAAAGCCTTTGGGGCGACAAAACCGACATTACCTTGGGGTTAGGGGCTGCCGTCACGCCACGTTTCATGGGCGCCAATCACTACCGCAGTGTGCTGTTGCCGACCTTAAGTATCCAGCGCGGGATTTTCTTTGCCGACAGCCTGCGTGGGCTGGGCGTGCAATGGCAAAGCCACTCGGGGTTCGCTGCCAGCGCTGCATTCAACTACGACATGGGGCGCAGCACTAAAAACAACGGCATTCGCTATGGCTCAAGCGAGCTCAAAGGCATGGGGACGGTTGGCGGCGCGACAGTGGCCGATATCAACCTGAGTCAGCAACTCCTTCCATGGCTGTCAATCAATGGCGAGGCCGAGTTGCGCACGGGCGGTGAACATCGTGGCAATCGTTATCGGTTGAGTGTCGAGGGGCTTGTTTTCCACGGCAGCGCGGACACGGTCACGTTGGATGTTGATGCCCATGCGGGAGATGGTCGTTATAACCAAACTTATTTCGGCGTTTCCCAGGAACAGAGTCAGACCGCCAGCTTCAAGCGCTTCAACTCCGATGCCGGAATCTATGCCTATTCTGCCGCGCTCAGCTGGCAGCACACGTTCGATAACCATTGGTCCGGAGTGATCAGCGCAGTTGTCACGCAGTACACCGACCAAGCCCACGACAGTCCGTTGGTACAAACCGAGACCGGGGCAATGGGCCTGGCTGCCATCAATTACAGCTTTTAA
- a CDS encoding carboxylesterase family protein, producing MSDFLKVYPADSRQTDKRSAQLLIGDLLFSEQTWEWLGTHHATSTSQVLVYNYQHSSDYSPHPVHSAELSFIFGSINDHRDPSRPRAGPPVEALSALMMPYWTNFVRNDNPNGPGLPAWLAYEGPGLQVMHFGAAPGAAAEDGTERYRSIHSFRKRTTSGELEKRQRGNANTCRSNARKIDPPGEVAMMTP from the coding sequence TTGAGCGACTTCCTCAAGGTCTATCCGGCTGACTCCAGGCAAACAGATAAACGATCTGCCCAGCTGTTGATCGGCGATCTGCTCTTCAGCGAGCAAACCTGGGAGTGGCTAGGCACACATCACGCGACATCGACATCACAGGTCTTAGTCTACAACTACCAGCATTCTTCGGATTACTCGCCTCATCCCGTACATAGCGCAGAACTTTCATTCATATTCGGCAGCATCAATGATCACCGAGATCCCTCCAGGCCGCGGGCGGGGCCGCCCGTTGAGGCCTTGTCAGCATTGATGATGCCCTACTGGACCAACTTCGTGCGGAATGACAACCCGAACGGCCCGGGTCTTCCGGCTTGGCTGGCCTATGAAGGCCCCGGCTTGCAGGTGATGCACTTCGGTGCGGCCCCAGGCGCTGCTGCCGAGGATGGAACGGAGCGATATCGCTCGATCCACTCGTTTCGGAAACGGACAACTTCCGGAGAATTGGAGAAACGTCAACGCGGGAATGCCAATACCTGTCGCAGCAATGCTCGCAAGATTGATCCTCCTGGCGAGGTAGCCATGATGACTCCTTGA
- a CDS encoding SDR family NAD(P)-dependent oxidoreductase, with protein sequence MDLKLSGKKALVTGSSKGIGEAIVRKLALEGAVVVVHGRDEALAEQVAADIIMRGGSAYVVVGDLTDEDEVRRLVDSAEKLAGPIDILINNAGGSGGVKETWKDTQPASWARAYDRNVLAALRVTTRLLPNMQAAQWGRVINISSLAATMPPPTAPDYSACKAAINAMTASMAKAVAGDGVTVNAVSPGTIHSSTLEARFREVAHEHGVASKGAPWEEIERAVLPMFAQVPVGRVGRLDEIAAAVAFLASPIAGYITGINLRIDGGLSPVL encoded by the coding sequence GTGGATTTGAAGTTGAGCGGTAAGAAGGCGCTGGTCACCGGCAGCAGCAAGGGAATTGGCGAAGCCATTGTCAGGAAACTCGCACTTGAGGGCGCCGTCGTCGTCGTGCACGGTCGTGACGAAGCCCTGGCAGAACAAGTGGCCGCCGATATCATTATGCGGGGCGGGAGCGCGTATGTCGTGGTGGGTGATCTGACAGACGAGGATGAGGTGCGGCGGTTGGTGGACTCGGCAGAAAAGCTCGCGGGGCCTATCGATATATTGATCAACAATGCGGGCGGTTCAGGCGGTGTGAAAGAAACCTGGAAAGACACGCAGCCTGCCTCATGGGCCCGTGCCTATGATCGTAATGTCCTCGCTGCCCTACGCGTCACCACGCGCTTACTGCCCAACATGCAGGCCGCGCAATGGGGGCGGGTGATCAATATTTCTAGCCTTGCTGCAACGATGCCCCCCCCCACGGCACCCGACTATTCGGCGTGCAAGGCGGCGATAAACGCGATGACGGCCTCGATGGCGAAAGCCGTCGCAGGCGATGGGGTAACCGTCAATGCTGTTTCTCCCGGCACGATACACAGCTCGACACTTGAAGCACGTTTTCGCGAAGTGGCCCACGAGCATGGCGTGGCGAGCAAGGGCGCGCCATGGGAAGAAATCGAACGTGCTGTCCTGCCGATGTTTGCCCAGGTTCCCGTTGGGCGGGTCGGGCGGCTCGACGAAATTGCAGCGGCCGTCGCGTTCCTTGCCAGCCCCATCGCGGGCTATATAACCGGCATCAACTTGCGGATTGATGGCGGCCTATCTCCCGTACTCTAA
- a CDS encoding class I SAM-dependent methyltransferase — translation MTEFWETAFTEKQLMWGSEPTSSAIFASDHFARMGVKDVLIPGVGYGRNAKVFVDHGMSVTGIEISDKAIALARSQLGLHIPIHQGSVANMPYDSRQYDGIFCYGLIYLLDAEGRAKLIRDCYRQLTPGGQMIFTVISKAAPMYGQGARLDDDWYERLPGLTMFFYDAASIEREFGPHGLFEFSEIDEPTPGGGSLPFINVVCEKC, via the coding sequence ATGACTGAGTTCTGGGAAACCGCCTTCACCGAGAAGCAACTGATGTGGGGGAGCGAGCCGACCTCCTCTGCCATCTTCGCGAGCGACCACTTCGCTCGAATGGGCGTCAAGGATGTCCTGATCCCCGGGGTTGGGTACGGCAGGAACGCGAAGGTGTTCGTCGATCACGGGATGTCAGTCACTGGGATCGAGATCTCAGACAAGGCGATCGCTCTCGCCCGATCGCAGCTCGGCCTCCACATTCCCATCCACCAAGGCTCGGTGGCGAACATGCCGTATGACAGCAGGCAGTACGACGGCATCTTCTGCTACGGGCTTATCTATCTTCTAGATGCCGAAGGGCGCGCCAAACTCATCCGAGACTGCTACCGCCAGCTGACGCCCGGTGGGCAGATGATCTTCACGGTCATCTCGAAGGCAGCTCCGATGTATGGCCAAGGAGCAAGGCTGGACGACGATTGGTACGAAAGACTGCCTGGCCTGACGATGTTCTTCTACGATGCTGCCTCGATTGAGCGGGAGTTCGGCCCGCACGGCCTGTTCGAGTTCTCCGAGATCGATGAGCCGACGCCAGGTGGCGGCTCTCTGCCGTTCATTAATGTGGTTTGCGAGAAATGCTGA
- a CDS encoding LysR family transcriptional regulator, whose translation MDRFDAMQAFARVVETGSFTRAAHTLHMSKTTVSQLVQQLEARLRVKLLNRTTRKVKMTADGTVYYERVQFLLAALDDAETALSSAAAAPRGRLRVDVPSPLARLLLIPALPAFHELYPDIQLDLGVSDRHVSLIDESVDCVIRGGEITDTSLVARHIADLPLGVYAAPSYLALYGVPAHPRELQEGEHRVVGYRWARTGKALPYTLRRMGEQLEVHGRHVLAVDDGNAYLAAGQAGLGVLWLPRYMALQPVASGELVPLFEDWDIASMPLYMAYAPNRHVSLKLRVFMDWVMELMIRHVPEITLPTR comes from the coding sequence ATGGATCGTTTCGATGCCATGCAAGCCTTCGCGCGGGTGGTAGAGACCGGTAGCTTTACTCGGGCCGCCCACACCTTGCACATGAGCAAAACCACAGTGAGCCAACTCGTCCAGCAACTGGAGGCGCGCTTGCGCGTGAAGCTGCTCAATCGCACCACGCGCAAGGTGAAAATGACCGCCGATGGCACCGTCTACTACGAGCGGGTGCAATTCTTGTTGGCGGCGTTAGATGATGCTGAAACCGCGCTATCCAGTGCCGCAGCTGCGCCGCGTGGGCGACTGCGGGTGGATGTGCCCAGTCCGCTGGCCCGGTTGCTACTGATTCCGGCTCTACCGGCATTCCATGAGCTCTACCCGGATATCCAGCTGGATCTAGGCGTGAGCGACCGTCATGTAAGCCTGATAGATGAGAGCGTCGATTGCGTGATTCGTGGCGGAGAAATCACCGACACCTCCCTGGTCGCGCGGCACATCGCCGACCTGCCGCTGGGAGTGTACGCAGCACCCTCGTACCTAGCCCTCTATGGCGTGCCGGCACATCCGCGCGAATTGCAGGAAGGCGAGCATCGTGTCGTGGGGTATCGATGGGCGCGAACAGGCAAAGCGCTCCCTTACACCTTGCGGCGCATGGGCGAACAGTTGGAAGTGCACGGCCGACATGTGCTGGCCGTAGACGATGGCAATGCCTATCTAGCAGCGGGACAGGCTGGCCTGGGGGTACTATGGCTACCGCGATATATGGCTTTGCAACCAGTGGCGAGTGGCGAACTTGTGCCGCTGTTCGAGGACTGGGACATCGCGTCGATGCCGCTATATATGGCCTATGCACCGAACCGCCATGTTAGCCTAAAATTACGTGTGTTCATGGACTGGGTAATGGAGTTGATGATCAGGCATGTGCCGGAGATTACTCTGCCCACGCGCTGA
- a CDS encoding Rrf2 family transcriptional regulator, with protein sequence MRRDSRLSGVLHILLHMVQQDGPVTSEVLAKAMDTNPVVIRQNMAGLRDAGYVRSEKGHGGGWTLACDLSRVTLRDIYNALGCPSLLAIGNRTEAPGCLVEQAVNAALNKSFQDAEGLLLSSLGKVTLAMLSADVSGHLAAPGGFHHPEMDHE encoded by the coding sequence ATGAGACGAGATAGCCGATTATCAGGAGTACTTCACATCCTGCTGCACATGGTGCAGCAGGATGGCCCCGTTACGTCCGAGGTTCTGGCGAAAGCGATGGACACCAACCCGGTGGTGATCCGCCAGAACATGGCGGGACTTCGGGACGCCGGATACGTCCGATCAGAAAAGGGACATGGCGGCGGGTGGACGCTCGCCTGCGACCTATCACGGGTAACTTTACGCGACATCTACAACGCGCTCGGCTGCCCATCGCTACTCGCCATTGGCAACCGAACGGAGGCGCCCGGCTGTCTTGTCGAACAGGCGGTAAATGCCGCTCTCAATAAGTCATTTCAGGACGCGGAGGGGCTACTGCTTTCGAGCCTTGGCAAAGTGACGCTTGCAATGCTGAGTGCTGACGTTAGCGGCCACCTTGCTGCCCCTGGCGGATTCCATCATCCGGAGATGGATCATGAGTAG